DNA from Carassius carassius chromosome 25, fCarCar2.1, whole genome shotgun sequence:
GAaattttcttttctgcattgtgactttttttcatactttttaaacATTATACACCACACTACTatacaataaatgcatttaatactttCATTTGGGTTATTTATAGTAAGAATTGATGAGCTACAATCTAAAAGATTTCAGAATTTCCCTTCTGCAAATTCACTTTTTGAGTTATTTAAGTTATTTGTCATAAGTCTGCATTTAGCATTCACTAGTACAGTTACCATTAAGCTAGTTTACAACAGCATTGTATTTACAACCCTGTTAAGCCACTATTCTAGTATCGAATGAAATTAGGCATTGAACAAGTTTATGTAGCTTTAATACCTCATTCTCGATGAATACCATATTACAAAAAATCCCAGAGCCATTAAAATGTAGCAGATATCCCTGTCTTAAACCCAAAGTTTAAGTTAGCgcttactgataaaaaaaaaaataaaaaaaataataaataaagccaACATCAGTTTTTTATTTCTTAGAATTTTATTTTGCTAACTGATGAGAGTCTTGATCAATATCACAGTGGCAGTTATTTAAAAACACCCTGTTTTGTTTGAGCAGAGATACACATATGTCCTTACCTTTGGTGGTTTCTAAGAGGTATGAGGCTTTGTACTTgactggaataaaaataaatagctatGCCTTTGTTTGACCAGACATACTTGGTTAGTTTTGGGCAGTGGCAGATTATATCTATGATCAGCCTTACCAGAGTTAGTCagattaaatcaaatgaaaatattaGACTAACAAAATATCATAATTTCTGCTTCCACTCACCTGTGGGGATTCTTCTTTAAAACTAAACAACTTCAAAGCAGTTTGTAGGATGGGAATTCTTTTATTTATAGGTATGTGTGTATGCTGTGATATTTTTACTCCTCAATATGAGGAGTGCTTGTTTGCACAAAATAGCATTGTTCTTCTGTAGAAGCATATTGCTGCAATAATTAAATTCACATAAAATAATACGTTTTCAATATTTTGTATTGGAAATTTGGCATGCCATATTTAGGTTAATCATTCTGAATCTAACAGCATTCAAAATAGTGTCACAAGTGGGAGACTGTACAGTGAGAAGTGCCTGCATGGTCCCCACAGTGAGGTCCAGTAAAGTTCTTAAACAGGGATGTAATGACTCTATACATCTCAGAGTGAAAAGTATTGCAGCTTACACTCTCACGCACATGTGGAGGATTTTGTAAAGACAAGTTAAGCAACATTACCCATTAAAGATCAATGCATTCTAAGAGGTCATCCTTCAGgagttaaaggtacaatttgtaagatatttgcagtaaaatatccaaaaaccaataggctgttatttattttgtccagctgattactaacaatatctctaatgttttcaactacttgtaaatcatgagaaaattcccattttaaacagtgacacgggggaatgaagagtttgggacaagaggagagaaagagcaaggatcaatatcggtgttgcattttctagatggagagagcttcgcgacaaacttcaactagaaagagatgccgatctcgcttgtgttttactctacaggtgagttgttttcatttgtatctttacagaaaacgtatgctattataatgatcaacgagattagtattatggggcatacaggcCAAACGCgaggcatcgcgtctctagacctgcgcgagaacgcgtctgatccatagtccaATCGCGTCtttgcaaatcgttgaactcgcatttgctatgtatgccaaattattgtgtttgaatgtatatgagtgtatatatttgttgaacaagttGTAATCGTCTTCATATCATCTGACTAAACAGTAAtcaattaatttgataatttactgaaaacaacaaatcccatcattccacgctccttcttagcgtcatcaaaccactcgattgttattgttttggtagtgcgccctctagtggcaggtcctacaacctgtacctttaaacttgaaaataaaatttacattttggcaTATTCCCATGAATTGTAATATTGATCATTAAGAAATAGAGATATGTTCAGAGATGGTGTActcatttatgcttttatttagtATATAATTTAGTAGTGCTTCACTTTGAAGTACAGTATGTGCAaaataaacaagaacaaatacaataaagcatttttttttttttttgtatattcaaaaaaaaaattctgtaaacaTTATTACTTTACAGTGCTTGTGGGTCAAAGATGAAAAAGGGTTTAAGCATCaagtgtaatactgctttaaatagtttttcctctttttttctgtttaatttaatttcaattttgtcaagcaaaaaaaatcaaaaatctaaATCATGAATTTTTTCTGATTTAAAGAAGAGACTAACTAAAATGTaattcagtgtaacaatcttgTGAGGCATATCcgacaaaaataaatttatgacATTAAAAGAGTAATTACTTTCACCCCACATACTAATTAGTTATAATTGTACTTTTGATTCAGACATCTTATCGTCTTTGACCCATGTACTGTACATGAagcattacatttgtttttgagcAAATCATAAAAGTATTGATGTGCAAAATGAAAAGACTTCATAAGGTTAGTTCAGTCCAGCTTTCAAGAGTCTCTGTGTGTCCAGTAGCTGTTAATCAATGTTTTGCAGAAAATGTCAGACTTTAGTGTGGacaataatttatttactgtattaggCCAGGAACTGGATTCTTACTATGGTCTCCTCCCCACTATGTTGTTCTCTGAAGTGGGTCTGTACACTAGGGGACACTGTGCTCCTTTAGTGGAGGAGACTCAAGAATACACtcccaaattttattttattttttaatttaaatgattacATATAAGAAAATAATGAAATTCAGAATTTGTCATAGATATGTTATTGTCCCAAGAAAAAGTCCTTCAAATATGCAATATTCCTTTGGTGTATTGGCATTATCTATATTCTTAGCAAGGTCCAGTGTGTCTCATTAATGTCTATAATGCTTGCTTGCATCACAATAATTTCAGACGATAACTATGCTGGTTCTGAATCCTTCTCTCCTTCTGTGACCTTTGCCTTTTTAAAGTTGCTGAGATTCTGGTTGGATGAGGCCGTTGGATCCACCCTTTTGTAATCATGCTGTAAACTGCGTTGATGCTGTTTAAGCAGGTACTTGCGAATTTTCTTGGTAATCAGATAGAACATCTCGCAGATACACATGAAGATGCAGAGCGATGAAGTGACCACCATAAAGAAGGTGAAGATTTTCTTTTCTGTAGGACGGGAGATGTAGCAGTCAACTTTATTTGGGCAAGGTTCCTCAGTGCATTTGACAACTCTTGGCATGTCAAAATGATAAATGTAGTACAGAATATAGAGGAAACATGCATCAAAGCCAGCTTTGAACACCAGGCTGAGTATGTAGGTGTACCATAGCCCTCCGCGCTTCTTTCCTGGGTTGGCATACAGATGTTCACCATTGTGGACATTGGTGTACTTCTCATTCTTCATTTCACGATACTTGACATGAGCCACCACCATGAGAGACGGGCAAGTGACAAAAATGATCTGGAGAGCCCAAATACGGATGTGGGAGATGGGGAAATAATGGTCATAGCAGACATTAGTACAACCCGGCTGGGCGGTGTTGCAGATGAAATCTTTCTGTTCATCACTCCACACCTGCTGAATAGCCACCACAAACACCAGGATACGGCACACAAACACCACCGATAGCCAGACACGCCCAAATACAGTGGAGTACTGGCTAACCCCGCCAAGCAGGACCTGTAAGGACATCCAGTTCATGTCTGCCACCACAAACAGCTATCCTTACTCTTACCAGGATGTTaatcctgttaaaaaaaaaaaaaaaaagaaacgaaaagAAACATAAATATATTCATGAGTTCAATGGCAGTATGTCACAGGAATGCAGAGTAATCATAAAATCTTTTTCAATTATATCAAAATGGATATTAATTTTTCataatgtaaattataatgtaattatatatatatatatataattatacacacacacacactaataatgtatttaatattatatgttaatatattgtcTAATCTTAGACCAGATTTGAATGATTTAAAGCATGCATTTAATGAAAGCATATTTGATAATGGTAAAGTTgcctaaattaaataatttcttgtcttaaattatttttaaaatattaacaaaagcgttttattcatttatttattttttaaatgggccAAACCCAGTAATTTCAAATGGCTAAATAATATAATTCATTCAGTGAGTATATTTTATGTGATATGACTTTTTGCATACTGTTAAAAAGATATGTATTGTATATGTATCTAATACATTAATGACATTACTTTATAATAAGTTTATGAGCTATAACTATTCTCTACTAGTAGAATTCCCCTGCTAAACATCTTCTTTTGGTTTCTTCTTCACTTGGTTTCACTAGAAATCGTAatcttttttggttttgtttttaagagagagagagagctcaagataaaaaaataaaaagtgtctaAAAGCAGCATTAAGTGCTTATTTTAGGGGGCTTTCATTTTCTGTACAGATTCCTTTACAGCAGCCTACATCAAGCTGCATTTTCAAAGTAAATAAATCtgtactttatgtattttaaaagtaCTTCTCTTTATTGTCATCAATTGTCATTATAGATCTGCTTGCAGTATTCACAGAAGTTAATAGATTTATCATGGATTAAGTTTGCAACAGCATTATGTTCAAATCTCTGTCAAGTTGTTTAGACAACAAAATAGTTTTCATAGTTTGAATATCTTCTTGTTCTCTTGACGCATTATCTTCTTACAGGAAACTCCCTAGACAGTAGACTTGCCATTTACTTTCAGCAGATATGTGCATGTATATCAAACAATATGCTTAAATTTAACTTACAGTTACAGTAGTTTAAGTTAAAGTGTACAAGTTAGCACTTactaatacaaatatacaaatcaacataagattttttttttatctacatgtATGTACTGTACTAAATTATATATAGTCTTGATCCCTATCACAGTGAcaatgatttataaaataaataaaacttcccCTTTAGTTTGAGAATCAATCCTATATGTCTCTTACCTTTTTTAGGTGTCGGAGAGGTTCAGTATGAGCTGTTTGTACCGCATCGGAATCAAAAGGTTATGATCTGCCTTCATTTGACAATCTAGACAGACTTGATTTTGATGGAGGGCTGTGCCATATCTATGACTATACTCACCGGAGTTTGTCAAATGAAACCAAAAGAAAGTGTTAAACTGAAATGAATGAAACCATTACTTATGCTTCAACTCCACTGTGGGGGATTTGCTATTGTAATTCGTTTTTGGTAACACCGGGAGCATTTAATAAAGTTTCTCAGACTGGTCTAAAACTAAACAAAGTTCAAAGAACTTCATAGGACTGCAAATATTTGTTCATGTAGGTGTGCAAAGCACTACAATATGAGAAGTGCTTTGCATGAAATAACATTGTCCTGTAGAAATATTTTTCTGTAACAAAATCAGTCAAACAAAAAGCGTTTATAAGCTAGTGTTATATTTAGAAACCAGACCAAAACCTAAAAACAACATTCCTCCAAAGGGCGTTTTCATGAAAACATTCAATATCATAAAGCTGGAAATATATAAGTGCAGATAAGATGAAAGCAGGAAGAAGACTTTTTGTATTTACTTGAAAGACTCACAATGGACACAAGGACAGAGTAGCTGAGGGTGCAGTGGGCTGGAGCTCTATTTCCTCATTCAGGCTGGTAGTTCCATGGTTACAGTGTGGTGTGTATGTGGGTGAATATGCACAAGTATTTGTCATGTTGCTTCTGCTAGGCTCTGTGAGAGTAATTGGATACAACTTTCGCCTCTGTGCTGTCAAAAGGAGtttgttttcaaatataatgCCTCAAGCTGCCAGCTTGTATATGCTGTACCCATCTGTGAGAGTTTGCATGCAGATATACTGCACGGCAAGTTTGTGTCTACCTATAACACGCAACAGCTTATGCAGAACATGCATCCGTCAGCCCCACTGATTTGGCtcttttctctgtttttctaaacTAGCTTGGCCTGATCTCCTCCCACCTCCTTCCTGGCCAAATTTGCCCACAGTTGGATTTAAACTGAAATCCCTGTACAGGTTCTTTGCCAGGCCATAGGGTAGTCCCAAGACCTACAATTTGAAATATTGTACATTAAACTTATGCCATTTTGAATACTGAGCAGGTTAATACCTTTTTTTATGACCCATGTATAAACATTGTTAGCAAGTGCCTCTAATGCATATTTCTCATCGACATACATAAAACATGAAATTTTAAAAGCTGTATGACCTTGTATCCTAAGCCCTCACTGACTGTAAACCTGACACTCATTTCCACTCCTTTACAGAAATCTTAACAGACTGTATTTAGCATcgatacatttatgtatttaggaTAATTAAGAACATTTCCTAACCACAATTTCTCATTACAGTAATGTTTTCAGGCATttgaataaaacaatttatttactgCGAATGccagttatattctaatttaaagaaaaaaaataataatcaagggTGGTTGTCTTTAGATTTTCATTAACACAGAAAGTTGTTAAAAAGATTATTACATGCATTACCATTTAAATAtggggatcagtaagatttgtttttgaaaaagggATCAataaagctacatttatttggcTAATAAATaagtgatattttaaaatattaattaattagatAGATGGCAACAtgctccttcagaaattatttgaaTATGCTGTTTTGATGCTTAAGTAACATTTTTTTTCGTACTTTGAggttacatttttcaggattctttgataaatagaaattaaaacaaagttaattgaaacaaatattttgtaacaatgtagaattctttactgtaattttggattaatttaatattttatgtagtgatttatttatttgaatttcattAATGTTTgcttcagagaaagagagagagacctcaACTGCCGTTAATATTTTTTGTTCTAAATCTTTCTTTTATATATTCTACTAGCAGCAGAATTAGGGTCCAGAAGAGCATGCCATACTACATAGTCTATCATCATCATTGGAGATGGGAAAAATATCATTGTTGATCATTTCACTAAGGCACCACTAGATAGGGCTGAAGCTCCACTATCCTCCATCAATATTTTCTCAAAAGCCAGAAAGCTATCGCTGAAGCTTTGGAAAAGAGCTTCACAATCCAGCCTCATGCTGAGAAAATAAGCAACACAGCTGCAGAGAGCCTATtgctatatttgtttttaattaatgccAATTAGACTTAAATATTAAAATCCCAAACGGTGTCTTCTATACTAAACCTAACCTATTTCTACCTGTTCGACTTTTTCCTTTCTATTATTTTGTTGTGGAATGTGACTTATAGCCTTTATGTCCAGCTGAATTGCCCCCATTAGATTATGTTAAACTTCATATAAAAAGCTTTGATAAAGACGGCAGCTTCAAGGAACATAAATGCAGTACAAGATCTCTGGAGAAGCAGCATATTGCAGACCACGGTCACTATTTCAAAGACCGTTAGCCTGGTTCTATATACCAAACTTTTCTTTGTCTGTCTGCGTCACCCAGGAGGTTTATCAAAGGTCACAGAGACAAAATGTAGCAGTGGGAGAAAGAGTTAAGACCTTGAGACCAGGATGGACATGAATTTACTATAAGGTAGAGAGACTAGATATGAAAAGGGAAACCTGGTAAACAGGctgggagagagagacagtgactTAGCAGTCAAGACTTGTGCTCTTCTGAACCAGAGGAAGGATGGGGTTGTGTCGAGGGGGCGAGGAAAGGAGAGCTGTCACGAAGCGTCTCAGCCAGGTGAATGTAGATGTGTCCTGCTGAAGCAGAGCTTCCGCTTGTCATATCTGGCAGCTCAAATGCCGGCTGGAACACAGAGCTTTTCTTGAACCGCTATGACAAAGGGGTAATGTCTCTGCAGGTCTGTGTTGTGACAGATTTGTTGCTCAATTTTGCAGAAGGCatggagtgtgagagtgtgttttgcTCTAGCCTTCAGGACATCACCTACTGAACAGTGCTTGGACTCGACTCCAGTTACTGGAGTTTTTGTTTTACTCCTAGAGAGTTTTGATGGTTGAAACTGAAGAACCATCTTTTCATTGTGTGGTTTTTCAGGAAAAACAATGTGCAAGCTAAAATGTGAACATCTTTTTAACTGTGCTCTTATCCCTGTGGTGAAATTCCTCAGGCATTCTGGTTACGGCTTGTTCTGAACCTCTAAAAAAAGTATTAGACTTCTGGAATAAATTCAGCCCAAACAGCTCAGAGTGCAGactttgttacatttgttatttGGTTCAAGTTAGATAATCTCACATTGacatatctctctttttttttttttttttttttttttgactaagaTGCAGCATTTCATTTAGAACTTTGCTGAAACTTTAGATCTATTTTACTGCTATTTGTATGGCAGTTTTGACCTAAAAAATCATGCTTTAGTAAATCAatcttaataacattattttagtctcacttaaatctcataatttcacatttatatcttataattatgACTTTGCATGTtctaatttaaactttttatttcatagttGATTTTGTTATGAGGAATGCtataagggggaaaaaaaccaTTCTACTTTTTCTTCTGGTGACCAACATTCTTCATTATTTTCTTTTGGTTCCATAAAAAAAGTAAGTgttacaggtttaaaacaacatgagggtgaccaaatgatgacataatttaaatttctgagtgaactataacttttaactttttcaatttttatgaaataatattCTAATTAAAAAACTGCCAGTAGATGGCAGTAGGCTAAATGTCATAATACGTAAGTCAATTGAGTCTTTTTCATGCATTCGATTTGTTCAaactgctgattcattcaggaatgaagtaaACAGCTCTCTTTTTGAATGGGCTACTGAATCATCAGTTCACCCGATTCATTTAAAACATGGATTTACTCTTGCTACTGGTGTGAAGTAGGCTTTCTGCACAAGCAAGCAGACTATCACCATGTATGGAACAAAGGGATTCCCAACTATCCCCAACCATCCAGACCCCTTTGACATGAAAATTTACTTTCTGAGTATCTCTGAGGAAGTGAATATTTCAATGATTTAACAACACAGTTCAATGTTAACATGCAATGTTCTATTTAACCATTGCTTTTTAGCAACTCACAAACCCACTGCAGTTCTTCCATTaagcccagtttgggaaaccctggttTAATTTAATGTTCAATTTAAGGGCATATAACTGCATTTTATAGGCTACATCACACATTGACTTGTTGCCCTGCATTATGTTTGTTAacagtcaactgtatgaaatgtaagatgacATAGGATTGGGttctttaaaaggtttttttgcTTTCATTGCAACTCtaagtttcagctccctccacagacTTTCTCTAGGCTAGgccactccatgaccttaatgtgctgCTTCTTGAGCAGCTTCTTCCTTTGTTGCCTTGGTGGTATGTTTTGGGTAATTGTAATCCTGAAGACTtatccatgacccatcttcagtgttctggctgagggaaggaggttctcaTCCCAGATTTAACAGTACATGGCCCCGTGCATTTGCCCTTCAATTCGTGAAGTCAtcctgtacccttagcagaaaacagccccaaagcataatgtttccacctccgtgcttgactgtaggaatggtgttcttggggtcatagtcagcatttttctccctccaaacacggcgagtcgagttaatgccaaagagctcaattttggtctcatctgaccacagcactttctcccaagTCTTCTCTAAATCATTTAGATGTTCAgtggcattattttattttattttgatcattaatgattattttgattattatttacattttattatttttaatgagtgttaatggtgaatatAAGAATATCTTAAGAATCAGTGAACAGTGTAGGTTGAGTAATTTATTTCAAAGAATTGTCTGTCTTCTGCACCTGCTAACATACTGTCTAACATACTGTCTGATGCAACCTGTAGAAAAAAATCCCTCACATGGACTATGACTATATTAATGAACTATGGCCCCAGAGTGTTCTGGTTGTTTCTGACCTGTTTTCTACTTGTATGCATTCAAGGACATTACTGCTAGCATGCCAGATAATAGACTGCATAGCCAGCATTAAGCACCAACTGCATAGTCATTAATGGCACCAACTCCTCATTAAAGAGTGCCGTTGATTCCCAGATGAGAGACATTAGGACCAAAAAAACACTGTCTTGATCTCCTGAGGAGCTcaaaatgtctgtgtgtgtgtgtgtgtgtgtgtgtgtgtgtgtctatatatataatgGCATATGCCAATATCTTAGAAAATAGTGTAAAGCCAACATATATGATATCACTACTTAATATAACAGATTTATTTTTGCAGCTTTATTTATTAcactataaataaactatataaatttaaactattcTCAGTGCTGTCAAAATAAGTCACACATCTGACACTTAACGGACAAGCAGAAAAGTTATCACCcaattctgatatatatatataaaaaaaaattaagtgactgaaaatgaaaattaaaaaagaatgtaAGACTGCCTTCCTTTACAACATCCTCCATTCACATGTGTCGCTCTGTGagagttttttttaagtatgtctGGTTACTTTTTGTATCTGAGAGGCATTTTTGACCTGTGCAGGCTTTATTAGCAGTAGAGGATGAATCAGAGTCTTCAAACATCAGAAAGGTGATTACAAAGTCCAGGGAAGGACAGGAAAGTCTTTTGTCTCTGCACTCGACTTTATGCCAGTGTGTAATCAATGACGGGGTGACAACAATTGAGTTACAATCACTCTGTGTTTTCCAGCACAGCTTTGATGCAGCACACTCTTTGCTGGGACATGTGAGGGAATTGAATTAGCCTTACTTGGTGAGGAAGAGTGGCACCTTAGAGCTCTACCATTCAATAAACTGTTCTCATTTACTTGTTGTGCCTTCTGTTTATCACACTCTCTTTTATTTCACCTTTTGCATTCACATTCTCATTCAGGATGAGAGAAAAGGGGAGGCAATAAAGTGCAGCCACATTTGTTGATTAATATAAAGAAGCTGTGGACTAGTTTGTCATCAATTATTAGGTGCAAGTCATCAAGTCAGGGTCTCCAGGTGCCACATACAACTGAGGTGTCTTATGTGCTATCATATGCTGCTGACCAAATCCCATTGTGTTGGTTCTTTGGAAATTCATCTTGGTACGTCTCGTCTTGATACATCTATAATGTCAGGTTTGAACTTATGGTGGTCCAGTGTATTGAATGAACGATGAAAGAAGGAATGAGTGTGATAATCTAGACAGTCATGGTTCACTAGGTAAGATTTATGTGCAGAACGATCTCATATTTGGCTCACCATCTTAATGCATAAGTAATTTCATGTGTTGAAAGTCACCTTGTCGATATGGTATTATCTCAGAGACACCCTATTTACATCTCTGCAGAAGTGGTATGGTAAAATGAGccaattaaaggagcattgcataggttctgaaatttctaaccgttactgataccagtggccgttagaggaactgcagccagtctcatgctcgttctcagtgcgcacgctttttttttctttttaacttacgaggagtgtccgtgggtgtctgaattgtgctggaggctggtcgcttctttccatccgcagagtccatttgaaaacactattgccgctgcttactatattGTTGTAAGcacaagtagacgagaacgcgcatgacgtcacattttgtgaaattTCG
Protein-coding regions in this window:
- the LOC132104723 gene encoding gap junction beta-4 protein-like, with product MNWMSLQVLLGGVSQYSTVFGRVWLSVVFVCRILVFVVAIQQVWSDEQKDFICNTAQPGCTNVCYDHYFPISHIRIWALQIIFVTCPSLMVVAHVKYREMKNEKYTNVHNGEHLYANPGKKRGGLWYTYILSLVFKAGFDACFLYILYYIYHFDMPRVVKCTEEPCPNKVDCYISRPTEKKIFTFFMVVTSSLCIFMCICEMFYLITKKIRKYLLKQHQRSLQHDYKRVDPTASSNQNLSNFKKAKVTEGEKDSEPA